A genomic region of Pseudoalteromonas rubra contains the following coding sequences:
- a CDS encoding ComEA family DNA-binding protein, with product MNIKTLLATLALSAALPIMAQPEQASATTQQVADAVVNVNHASAEELTRLPGIGMKKAQAIVRSREEAGDFQDMDALLRVNGIGVNILAKLKGRVSF from the coding sequence ATGAATATCAAAACACTTTTAGCGACATTGGCGCTGTCTGCGGCACTGCCAATTATGGCTCAACCCGAGCAAGCATCTGCTACAACCCAGCAAGTTGCTGATGCCGTGGTGAATGTAAACCACGCCAGTGCAGAAGAGCTAACCCGTTTACCTGGTATTGGCATGAAAAAAGCACAGGCGATTGTTCGCTCTCGCGAAGAAGCGGGAGACTTTCAGGATATGGATGCTTTGTTACGGGTAAACGGAATAGGTGTGAACATTCTTGCCAAACTTAAAGGCAGGGTATCATTTTAG
- a CDS encoding amino acid aminotransferase, translating into MFSELKPLPTDPILGLMAAYKKDTNPNKIDLGVGVYKDEQGHTPVLKAVKKAEAFRLENETTKSYIGLAGNLDYCDKMEKLLLGNEHPALLANRTRTAQAPGGTGALRVAAEFIKRCNTDATVWVTTPTWANHISLFEAAGLTVKEYPYYDYENKGLLFDEMIEALKQVPKGDIVLLHACCHNPSGMDLNAEQWQIVAELAKDVGFTPLVDIAYQGFGSGLEEDAQGLRLLASTVDEMLICSSCSKNFGLYRERIGACSFIAKDAAVADVANSVLLSVVRSIYSMPPAHGADIVNTILGSEELTQEWHQELAEMRDRINGLRSLLKDNLNAKGTGQDFSFIESQNGMFSFLGINKAQIDRLREEYSIYIVGSSRVNVAGVSKDNINYFADAVATVLK; encoded by the coding sequence ATGTTTTCAGAACTAAAACCACTTCCGACGGATCCAATCCTGGGCCTGATGGCCGCCTATAAAAAAGATACTAACCCAAATAAGATTGACCTAGGGGTTGGGGTGTATAAAGACGAGCAGGGTCATACCCCGGTTCTGAAGGCGGTAAAAAAGGCTGAAGCGTTTCGTCTGGAAAATGAAACAACCAAATCTTACATTGGTTTAGCGGGTAACCTGGATTACTGCGACAAGATGGAAAAGCTGCTGCTGGGTAATGAGCACCCGGCCTTACTGGCTAACCGCACCAGAACAGCTCAAGCGCCAGGTGGTACAGGTGCCTTGCGTGTTGCAGCGGAATTTATTAAGCGCTGTAATACAGATGCCACTGTATGGGTTACTACACCAACTTGGGCGAACCACATCAGCCTGTTTGAAGCTGCTGGTTTGACAGTCAAAGAATACCCATACTATGACTATGAAAACAAAGGCCTGTTGTTCGATGAAATGATCGAAGCGCTGAAGCAGGTACCAAAAGGCGATATCGTGTTGCTCCACGCATGTTGTCATAATCCAAGCGGTATGGATTTAAACGCAGAGCAATGGCAAATCGTTGCTGAGTTAGCGAAAGATGTGGGCTTTACACCACTTGTTGACATTGCTTATCAGGGTTTTGGAAGCGGCCTGGAAGAAGACGCTCAGGGCCTGCGTTTGTTGGCTTCAACGGTCGACGAGATGCTGATCTGTTCTTCATGCTCTAAGAACTTTGGGCTTTACCGTGAACGCATCGGGGCATGCTCATTCATTGCTAAGGATGCTGCTGTGGCGGATGTTGCCAACTCAGTGCTACTTAGCGTTGTACGCAGCATTTATTCAATGCCACCGGCACACGGTGCGGACATTGTTAACACGATTCTGGGTAGCGAGGAGCTGACTCAGGAGTGGCATCAGGAGCTGGCTGAAATGCGTGATCGTATTAATGGTCTGCGTAGCCTGCTTAAAGACAACTTGAACGCTAAAGGCACAGGGCAGGACTTCTCTTTCATTGAAAGTCAGAACGGGATGTTCTCATTCTTGGGCATAAACAAGGCACAAATCGACAGATTACGTGAGGAATACTCAATCTATATTGTGGGTTCCAGCCGTGTAAACGTGGCAGGTGTGAGCAAAGACAACATCAATTACTTTGCGGATGCAGTTGCGACTGTTCTGAAATAA
- a CDS encoding YebG family protein translates to MAVIVKYVVERNGVERMTFTSKKEADAYDKMLDVAEALEGMLEKVDVPLSEQQVESLALEIAKQKDDFVAILKGGKVSTKKDTEEKPANKKGDDDKVTAIKQA, encoded by the coding sequence ATGGCGGTTATCGTTAAGTATGTGGTAGAAAGAAATGGAGTAGAGCGTATGACGTTTACCAGCAAAAAAGAGGCTGATGCTTATGATAAAATGCTGGATGTTGCAGAAGCGCTTGAAGGCATGTTAGAAAAAGTGGATGTTCCACTCAGTGAGCAACAAGTTGAGTCGCTCGCATTGGAAATTGCCAAACAAAAAGACGATTTTGTGGCCATCCTGAAAGGCGGAAAAGTGTCAACAAAGAAAGACACTGAGGAAAAACCCGCTAACAAGAAAGGGGATGACGATAAAGTCACGGCCATTAAACAGGCCTAA
- a CDS encoding bifunctional diguanylate cyclase/phosphodiesterase, with protein sequence MGYRRPVSRFGFNSLSVKLPVLTAAVCLIAGAIAAALMLKTEEKQLVYEEFHELRVQSEQTLMHFSEFLTLKKKLAQQANMVVSKSLFSEQSGQTSSEQQVQINRNDERINSIAANGISAAYLPVKNLNEQTQALLTESEFVWNSLSPLLLQDFFNFYLHTTDDFVRISPPNSLLVDGKGSSHFSIHALPLLREELNPTRQALWSGIHYDAVWSKWVVSVLVPLYVDDVYRGFTGSDLELDVLLRRLPKATEESAYIVFDKQGRVLSAPNMGIIAHNNQLANKDSLPAAFQEMIDNTLRVNLPSLQSEFGYQQESYLANVVHLTELDWYIGYYKKRDSALFALHDLKWKFSGLFIIYGLFVSLLLHQVIYHLILRRINQSVDALVSFGKGQLDHPELPDANDELGMLNASINDMSDETRKLIHGLNTRVSERESAQKQANRLGKAVEFSGTGVLITNDRFKIEYVNPKMMEMTGFNEAHFTGAPLLGIVSKEMAIIVDDIDFDLRSRNYWRGDTLLQGVSDEPIWVSLSISPIREENGRISSYVASAQDISFVKESQRKMEELAYFDTLTGLANRTFFRMQLRKSMALAERGHYAFALFYFDLDEFKRINDTLGHDAGDRLLVEVADRLKQRLRAEDTIARLGGDEFAVLLSGIESRENAMDVAHTIQRTLAKPIRLGNNEVIVSASIGITLAPFDSKEEEQLLKHADLAMYEAKAKGRNTFHFYSQELDAAANERLYIENELRQAIKEGQFSLRYQPQIDSITEQVVGYEALVRWYHPEKGFIAPTKFIPIAEATGMIVELGAWVLREACQFSARLRRSGRTADISINLSARQFKDAELIDNIAMTLKETGLSPQMLHLELTESMLMGDVEAAIEQLLEMKKLGVSLSIDDFGTGYSSLSYLKRFPVDVLKVDRSFVKDIPEDSNDMEITAAIIAMAQKLSMKVIAEGVETQEQVAFLQRNNCFIVQGYYYSAPLTEHEILMQSQHPDIGQGKQAH encoded by the coding sequence GTGGGCTATCGACGACCTGTGTCTCGCTTTGGTTTTAACTCGCTCAGTGTCAAACTTCCGGTGTTAACTGCCGCTGTGTGTTTGATTGCCGGGGCAATTGCTGCTGCCTTAATGTTGAAAACCGAAGAAAAGCAACTTGTTTATGAAGAATTTCATGAGTTGAGAGTGCAAAGCGAACAAACCCTGATGCACTTTTCCGAGTTTCTCACGTTAAAGAAAAAGCTCGCTCAGCAAGCCAACATGGTGGTGAGCAAATCTTTGTTTTCGGAGCAATCCGGGCAAACCTCATCTGAACAGCAGGTACAAATTAATCGCAACGATGAGCGCATCAATAGTATCGCGGCAAATGGTATTTCTGCGGCTTACTTGCCAGTAAAAAACCTGAACGAACAGACTCAGGCTTTGCTTACCGAATCAGAGTTTGTCTGGAACTCTCTGTCTCCTTTGTTATTACAGGACTTCTTTAATTTTTATCTTCACACCACAGATGATTTTGTGCGTATTTCGCCGCCAAACTCGTTGCTTGTGGACGGCAAAGGGAGCAGTCATTTCAGTATTCATGCATTGCCGCTGTTGCGTGAAGAACTAAATCCCACTCGTCAGGCACTGTGGTCTGGGATTCATTATGATGCAGTCTGGAGCAAATGGGTCGTTAGTGTACTCGTACCATTGTATGTTGACGATGTTTATCGAGGGTTCACGGGCAGTGATCTGGAGCTCGATGTGTTGCTTAGACGGCTGCCGAAAGCCACCGAAGAGTCTGCATATATAGTGTTTGATAAGCAAGGGCGGGTGTTATCTGCACCCAATATGGGCATCATTGCGCATAATAATCAACTGGCAAATAAGGACTCCTTACCCGCAGCTTTTCAGGAGATGATAGATAATACGTTGCGCGTTAACTTACCTAGTTTGCAAAGTGAATTCGGGTATCAGCAGGAGTCTTATTTGGCGAATGTCGTTCACCTGACCGAGCTGGACTGGTATATCGGTTATTATAAAAAACGAGATTCGGCTTTGTTTGCCTTGCATGATTTAAAGTGGAAGTTCTCAGGATTGTTTATCATTTATGGGCTGTTTGTGTCTCTGTTACTGCATCAGGTGATCTATCACTTGATCCTCAGACGCATTAATCAGTCTGTGGATGCGTTGGTGTCGTTTGGTAAGGGGCAGCTTGACCATCCCGAACTGCCAGATGCCAATGATGAGCTGGGTATGTTGAATGCTTCAATCAACGATATGAGCGATGAAACCCGTAAATTGATCCATGGGCTGAATACCCGGGTGTCAGAAAGGGAGTCCGCGCAAAAGCAAGCAAACCGGCTAGGTAAGGCGGTTGAGTTCTCGGGTACCGGGGTGTTGATCACCAATGACAGATTCAAGATTGAATATGTCAATCCCAAAATGATGGAAATGACCGGCTTTAATGAAGCACATTTCACCGGTGCGCCTTTGCTCGGTATTGTCTCTAAAGAGATGGCAATCATTGTCGATGACATAGACTTTGATCTTCGCAGTCGTAATTATTGGCGAGGTGATACACTGCTACAAGGCGTCTCTGATGAGCCGATCTGGGTGAGCTTGAGTATTTCCCCAATCAGAGAGGAGAATGGGCGCATTTCCAGCTATGTGGCGTCGGCTCAGGATATTTCCTTCGTTAAAGAAAGCCAGCGGAAAATGGAAGAGTTGGCTTATTTTGACACATTGACCGGGCTGGCAAATCGCACTTTTTTCCGCATGCAACTGCGTAAGTCGATGGCACTGGCAGAGCGCGGGCATTATGCCTTTGCACTGTTTTACTTTGATCTTGATGAATTTAAACGCATCAATGATACGCTGGGCCACGACGCTGGAGACCGGTTGTTGGTCGAAGTGGCTGACAGGCTAAAACAGAGGTTACGCGCAGAGGACACGATTGCACGTCTCGGTGGTGATGAATTTGCTGTTTTGCTCAGTGGGATTGAAAGTCGTGAAAATGCCATGGATGTAGCACATACCATACAGCGAACATTGGCAAAGCCAATCCGGCTTGGCAATAATGAAGTGATTGTCAGCGCCAGTATTGGGATAACACTGGCTCCTTTTGATAGTAAAGAAGAAGAGCAGCTACTGAAACACGCAGACTTGGCCATGTATGAGGCCAAAGCGAAGGGACGAAATACATTCCATTTTTACTCTCAGGAGCTGGACGCTGCGGCCAATGAGCGTTTGTATATTGAAAATGAACTGCGCCAGGCCATTAAGGAAGGACAGTTCAGTTTGCGCTATCAACCGCAGATTGACAGCATAACGGAGCAAGTGGTTGGTTACGAAGCCCTGGTGCGTTGGTATCACCCTGAGAAAGGCTTTATTGCACCCACAAAATTTATACCCATTGCCGAGGCAACCGGTATGATAGTGGAGCTTGGCGCCTGGGTATTGCGTGAAGCCTGCCAGTTTTCGGCCAGGTTACGCCGCAGTGGCCGTACCGCAGATATTTCCATCAACCTGTCAGCTCGTCAGTTTAAAGATGCTGAGCTGATTGACAACATTGCAATGACACTAAAAGAGACTGGCCTGTCACCTCAAATGCTGCATCTGGAGCTCACAGAGAGTATGCTAATGGGAGACGTTGAAGCCGCCATTGAGCAGCTCCTGGAAATGAAAAAGCTCGGTGTGTCTTTGTCCATTGATGATTTTGGCACTGGTTACTCGTCACTGAGTTATTTAAAGCGTTTTCCGGTTGATGTACTCAAAGTGGACCGCTCATTTGTGAAGGATATCCCCGAGGATTCTAATGATATGGAAATCACCGCGGCAATCATCGCAATGGCACAAAAGCTCAGTATGAAAGTGATTGCAGAGGGGGTGGAGACGCAGGAGCAAGTGGCTTTCTTACAAAGAAATAACTGCTTTATCGTGCAAGGTTATTATTACAGCGCCCCTTTGACTGAACATGAAATCTTAATGCAAAGTCAGCATCCAGACATTGGTCAGGGTAAACAGGCGCATTAA
- a CDS encoding TonB-dependent receptor → MNNKLPSIARLCASCVLFSSISWADIQPDSDNDVFALSIDELMEVTVEARKVKENALAIPVSISVMSEQFLRERNANTLLEAAYFIPNIDITTVGENSGCTHCANITIRGIGQVDPLPTVDPSVGLYLDGVYYARSPGGIFDLYDVRQVEVLRGPQGAIFGKNTIGGAVTIYTHDPIADTFADGEITLGAFERRDARMRANLELSDSLSSRLTFTHLNRDGFVRRDNGEFEGGQDEWAVTAKFRYQITPNLTAQLSLDQRRINSGSAPSILAAKNDQADLLVLYNDLVTQSGVADPYPPLQIFGSSHQSASLGTNFNTLDQSGALLSVEWQTPQQWQVKSLTAYREFYATYGRDFDNNPAVIGDTQDFQRQFQFSQELNISGSALDDQLSWLVGLFHFDEHINHLTDLVFIGGLYQALENVPGPLDGSPLSNPTSIGGPGNPLNIGLDIDSGFDNEVDINSTAIYTHAKYALTRHWSFHLGGRLTFEDKMQQVQSDADNAGVILIDRTLQTQGQKNGGPIERSWRVFSPQGGIEYHFSDKHFVYLSASRGFKSGGFNGIPNSPTSAQPFDPEYLTAYELGYKTKLLADTLQLSVAAFDMQHKAMQLRGGQSTEAGLEIFIDNVGETSIRGIEASFEAIPTHDWHLSGNLSYTDAQFDSVGTATQVTTDSTVMRSPRWTAALGLRYHWPIAQRHPVKLSLNWGFRSKTYNDVYNTELGAQGSFALLNARISHAITAQMEVALFVRNLTDKRVLIGGNDFTEVFGVAEHYLAPPREWGVSLSYQF, encoded by the coding sequence ATGAACAATAAACTCCCCAGCATCGCGCGCTTATGCGCAAGTTGTGTGCTGTTTAGCTCAATTTCCTGGGCCGATATACAGCCCGATAGTGACAACGACGTATTTGCTTTATCTATTGATGAGCTGATGGAAGTCACCGTTGAGGCACGTAAAGTCAAAGAGAATGCATTGGCTATCCCCGTCTCAATTTCTGTTATGTCTGAACAATTTCTGCGCGAACGCAACGCCAATACTTTGCTGGAGGCCGCGTACTTTATCCCCAATATAGATATCACCACAGTTGGCGAAAATTCTGGCTGTACACACTGCGCCAACATAACCATCCGTGGCATTGGACAGGTTGACCCACTGCCCACGGTTGACCCTAGTGTAGGGCTCTACCTCGACGGGGTCTACTATGCTCGTTCCCCGGGGGGGATTTTTGACCTGTACGATGTGCGTCAGGTAGAAGTACTGCGAGGCCCACAGGGCGCCATTTTCGGTAAAAATACCATAGGTGGTGCAGTCACAATCTACACGCACGACCCCATCGCGGATACTTTTGCAGATGGCGAAATCACGCTGGGCGCTTTTGAACGCCGAGATGCCCGTATGCGCGCCAACCTTGAACTCAGCGACTCACTCAGTAGCCGCCTGACATTCACTCACCTCAATCGGGATGGTTTTGTCAGGCGTGATAATGGTGAGTTTGAGGGCGGGCAAGATGAATGGGCTGTCACCGCCAAATTTCGTTATCAGATAACACCAAATTTAACGGCGCAGTTGTCTCTGGATCAGCGCAGAATTAATTCAGGGTCCGCACCGTCTATCCTTGCAGCAAAAAACGATCAGGCCGACTTGCTGGTGCTGTACAACGATCTGGTCACACAAAGTGGCGTTGCTGACCCTTATCCGCCGTTGCAGATCTTCGGCTCATCACACCAAAGTGCTTCGCTCGGTACCAACTTTAACACACTGGATCAATCCGGGGCTTTACTCTCTGTCGAATGGCAAACCCCGCAACAGTGGCAAGTAAAGTCATTAACTGCCTATCGGGAGTTCTACGCAACCTATGGCCGGGATTTCGATAATAATCCCGCTGTGATTGGTGATACACAGGACTTTCAGCGCCAGTTTCAGTTCAGTCAGGAGCTGAATATCAGCGGCAGTGCCCTGGATGATCAACTCAGTTGGTTAGTCGGCTTATTCCACTTTGATGAACACATCAATCATCTCACTGATCTGGTCTTTATTGGTGGACTATATCAGGCATTGGAAAATGTACCAGGGCCGTTAGATGGCTCGCCACTGAGCAACCCCACCAGCATAGGCGGGCCTGGTAACCCGCTCAATATTGGTCTGGACATAGACAGTGGTTTTGATAATGAAGTAGACATTAACAGTACCGCTATATATACCCATGCCAAATACGCACTGACACGCCACTGGTCTTTTCACCTTGGAGGGCGCCTCACATTCGAAGATAAGATGCAACAGGTGCAAAGTGACGCTGACAATGCCGGGGTCATTTTGATTGACAGAACGCTGCAAACTCAGGGGCAAAAAAACGGCGGTCCTATTGAACGAAGCTGGCGCGTGTTTTCTCCGCAAGGCGGAATAGAGTATCACTTCAGCGACAAACACTTTGTCTATTTGAGTGCATCACGGGGCTTTAAATCAGGCGGGTTTAACGGCATTCCGAATTCACCAACTTCAGCTCAGCCATTTGACCCCGAATACCTGACAGCTTATGAACTGGGCTATAAGACCAAATTGCTGGCAGACACCCTTCAGCTCAGCGTAGCGGCTTTTGATATGCAACACAAAGCCATGCAGCTAAGGGGCGGCCAATCGACAGAAGCCGGCCTTGAGATCTTTATCGACAATGTCGGAGAAACCAGTATTCGGGGTATTGAAGCCAGTTTTGAGGCCATACCTACACACGACTGGCACCTTTCCGGTAACCTGTCGTATACCGATGCCCAATTTGATTCAGTCGGTACAGCCACGCAGGTAACAACAGACAGTACAGTAATGCGTTCACCGCGCTGGACTGCAGCATTAGGATTACGTTACCACTGGCCGATTGCACAGCGGCACCCGGTAAAGCTATCACTTAACTGGGGCTTTCGCAGCAAAACGTATAACGATGTTTATAATACTGAACTTGGTGCGCAAGGCAGTTTTGCTTTGTTAAATGCACGTATCAGCCATGCCATCACAGCCCAAATGGAAGTTGCACTCTTTGTACGCAACCTCACAGATAAACGGGTATTGATTGGTGGTAATGACTTTACCGAAGTATTCGGGGTCGCGGAGCATTACCTGGCTCCTCCCAGAGAGTGGGGTGTCTCCCTGTCTTACCAATTTTAA
- a CDS encoding fused response regulator/phosphatase, which yields MLILVVDDQPLNCRLLQTMLEHQHYDVLVANNGQEALNLLYEHDVDIVLLDVMMPVMDGFETAPKIKEHAGDVYLPVIFITALEDHASFEKCLHVGGDDFIHKPFDRIVLSAKIRAHARTRKLSKEAHEQKKQLEYHYNQIEREHEIVEHIFRNALSGQQDFADLCDYHLSPASMFNGDMFLMAKSPIGGFYCLLGDFTGHGLAAAVGALPASKIFYTMVQKGMAVNDIAAELNSSLNTLLPGHMFCAAAIIEISSSGRNLSAWLGGFPDIYLIDGQGQILKTIESQHMSLGILDEDEFERNTLHFEVDVGTRIVMATDGIIESEAPDGELFGEQRLIDVLSCKVDISTKDIIQQVREYSGHKEQQDDLSIAIINCLPDTSTEALPPEYSTLPFNISISLNAQQMRYTDPVLELVDILSQVEGLHAHRSNVFLLLSEAYNNSLDHGVLGLQSDLKNQDDGFIEYYQQRARALESLKDALIIINVRFCPDEFCLVFNICDSGNGFDHSSTALHQSQQEHGRGVELLSEIAKSVTYNQVGNEVELVYSLR from the coding sequence ATGTTAATTTTGGTTGTGGATGATCAGCCACTCAATTGTCGATTGCTACAAACTATGCTTGAGCACCAACACTATGACGTGCTGGTGGCAAATAATGGTCAGGAAGCGTTGAATTTGCTCTACGAGCATGATGTGGATATCGTTCTGTTGGACGTAATGATGCCCGTCATGGATGGCTTTGAAACTGCGCCCAAGATTAAAGAGCACGCGGGTGATGTATACTTGCCTGTGATATTCATCACCGCGCTGGAAGATCACGCCAGTTTCGAGAAGTGCCTCCATGTTGGGGGAGACGACTTCATACATAAACCGTTTGACAGGATTGTGCTGTCAGCAAAAATCCGTGCACATGCTCGGACAAGAAAGCTCAGTAAAGAAGCCCACGAGCAAAAGAAACAGCTAGAGTACCACTACAATCAAATCGAACGAGAACATGAAATCGTCGAACATATTTTCCGTAATGCTTTGTCCGGGCAGCAAGATTTTGCGGATTTATGTGACTATCACTTGTCACCCGCCTCAATGTTCAACGGGGATATGTTCCTGATGGCGAAAAGCCCGATTGGCGGCTTTTATTGCTTGTTAGGTGATTTTACCGGGCACGGCTTAGCGGCCGCAGTGGGGGCGTTACCTGCATCTAAAATTTTTTACACTATGGTGCAAAAAGGGATGGCGGTGAATGATATCGCAGCAGAGCTCAATAGTTCATTGAATACGCTGCTACCTGGGCATATGTTTTGTGCCGCAGCCATTATAGAAATCAGCAGTTCCGGGAGAAATTTGTCTGCCTGGTTAGGTGGATTCCCGGACATCTATCTAATAGATGGCCAGGGGCAAATACTTAAAACCATTGAGTCTCAGCACATGTCCCTTGGGATCCTCGATGAGGATGAATTTGAGCGCAATACGCTGCATTTTGAAGTGGATGTAGGCACCCGTATTGTGATGGCAACAGATGGTATTATTGAGAGTGAAGCGCCGGACGGTGAATTGTTTGGTGAGCAGCGTTTGATCGATGTATTGAGTTGCAAAGTCGATATCTCGACAAAAGATATTATCCAGCAAGTGCGCGAATACAGCGGACACAAAGAGCAGCAGGACGATTTGAGCATCGCAATTATTAACTGCCTGCCCGATACTTCTACTGAGGCCTTACCCCCTGAGTATTCAACTTTACCTTTTAACATTAGTATTTCGCTAAATGCACAACAGATGCGATATACCGATCCGGTACTGGAGTTGGTTGATATCCTGTCGCAAGTAGAAGGTCTGCACGCACACAGATCAAATGTGTTCCTATTACTGTCCGAGGCATATAACAACTCACTGGACCATGGGGTGCTGGGATTACAGTCGGATTTGAAAAATCAGGACGATGGTTTTATTGAGTATTATCAGCAAAGAGCACGCGCGCTGGAAAGTCTCAAAGATGCACTGATCATCATCAATGTGCGTTTTTGTCCGGATGAATTTTGTCTGGTTTTTAATATCTGCGACTCTGGAAATGGCTTCGACCACAGTTCAACGGCACTTCATCAGTCACAGCAGGAGCATGGCAGGGGCGTCGAGTTACTCTCTGAAATTGCAAAAAGTGTGACGTACAATCAGGTCGGTAACGAGGTTGAGCTGGTGTATTCGCTGCGATAA
- a CDS encoding translation initiation factor, translated as MSESRLVYSTESGRIKHTESQPEPEVKLFKDGAVRIERQTKGRKGKGVMLVVGIDPTEHDLKKLAKTLKSKMGQGGALKDNIIEIQGDDRNKLKALLEAQGFKVKIAGG; from the coding sequence ATGTCAGAAAGTCGTTTGGTGTACTCCACCGAGTCTGGCCGGATCAAACATACCGAAAGCCAGCCAGAACCAGAAGTGAAATTATTTAAAGATGGCGCTGTACGAATAGAGCGACAGACAAAAGGCCGCAAAGGAAAAGGCGTCATGCTGGTCGTGGGTATCGACCCGACGGAGCATGACCTGAAGAAACTGGCCAAAACCCTGAAAAGTAAAATGGGCCAGGGCGGCGCACTCAAAGACAACATCATTGAGATCCAGGGCGATGATCGCAACAAGCTCAAAGCCTTGCTGGAAGCGCAGGGCTTTAAGGTTAAAATAGCCGGCGGCTAA
- the dsbB gene encoding disulfide bond formation protein DsbB, translating into MLNKLAEFSRTRLAWGLLFFSAFVLEAIALYFQYGMGLEPCIMCIYQRTATLGIVAAGLIGLASPASLPVRVIALSCWGISAIWGWLLAKEHISMQTTTDPFAFTCDFVPNFPSFMPLHEWLPAFFAATGDCGNIDWFFAGLSMPGWMEVIFALYSLCFIAFAAVFIAKR; encoded by the coding sequence ATGTTAAACAAACTTGCTGAATTTTCTCGTACCCGGCTTGCATGGGGCTTACTGTTTTTTTCTGCTTTTGTGCTAGAAGCTATCGCCCTGTATTTCCAGTATGGAATGGGTCTTGAGCCCTGTATCATGTGTATTTATCAACGTACAGCCACATTGGGTATTGTCGCCGCGGGCTTGATTGGACTGGCTTCACCAGCGAGCCTGCCTGTAAGAGTCATTGCCTTGAGCTGCTGGGGCATATCGGCCATTTGGGGCTGGCTACTGGCAAAAGAGCACATCAGTATGCAAACTACCACAGATCCTTTTGCTTTTACCTGTGACTTTGTACCTAATTTTCCAAGTTTTATGCCCCTGCATGAATGGCTCCCGGCCTTCTTCGCGGCAACCGGCGATTGTGGTAATATAGATTGGTTTTTCGCAGGCTTGTCGATGCCTGGCTGGATGGAAGTCATATTTGCACTTTACAGCCTCTGTTTTATCGCCTTTGCCGCTGTATTTATTGCTAAAAGATGA
- a CDS encoding GAF domain-containing protein, with protein sequence MISTYLSHCNLSISEAVVAGQLAELDAYLDTHSLSATWSYQIPELGEGGSCSLFGNLQEAPFLLSDFVSRNSESERQLSRLQTIAEYVKTATGVDWFGIYQARPAEGIQQLLKLAYYGAPSRPLFPITEAFAATSNNIQTYMSEQARVINNIPDYVAQGGEYYTCDPKVQAEVCLPLLNQQGECLGIIDAEAFEQECFDEYKLAVLVAACIRAIEYLPS encoded by the coding sequence ATGATTTCTACCTATCTTTCTCATTGTAATTTATCTATTAGCGAAGCCGTAGTGGCGGGTCAGCTCGCCGAGTTGGATGCGTATCTTGATACCCATAGCCTCAGTGCCACGTGGTCATACCAAATTCCAGAACTGGGCGAGGGGGGCAGTTGCAGTCTGTTCGGCAATTTACAGGAAGCGCCCTTTTTGCTGAGTGATTTTGTTAGTCGTAACAGTGAAAGTGAACGGCAGTTGTCGCGTTTACAAACGATTGCTGAATACGTTAAAACTGCCACGGGCGTTGACTGGTTTGGTATTTATCAGGCGCGCCCGGCCGAAGGCATACAACAGTTGCTGAAGCTGGCTTATTATGGTGCACCCAGTCGTCCTCTGTTTCCGATTACCGAGGCGTTTGCCGCTACATCAAACAATATTCAGACGTATATGTCTGAGCAGGCACGTGTGATCAATAACATCCCTGATTATGTGGCTCAGGGCGGGGAATATTATACCTGTGATCCAAAGGTACAAGCTGAGGTGTGTCTGCCACTGTTAAATCAGCAGGGTGAGTGCCTCGGGATTATTGATGCTGAAGCTTTCGAGCAGGAGTGCTTTGATGAATACAAGCTGGCAGTTTTAGTTGCCGCTTGCATTCGTGCGATTGAGTATCTTCCAAGTTAA
- a CDS encoding STAS domain-containing protein has translation MSLSKNASADGKTLTIQIKGKFDFNLVQSFRQAYADVGNQTEKVVVDLRDTDYMDSSALGMLLNMKKTLGDSVSSIQISNCRPQLKKILQISRFDKKFDID, from the coding sequence ATGAGCCTGAGCAAAAATGCTTCAGCGGATGGAAAAACTCTAACGATTCAAATCAAAGGGAAATTTGATTTCAACTTGGTCCAGTCTTTTCGTCAGGCCTATGCCGACGTAGGTAATCAAACGGAGAAAGTGGTCGTTGATCTTCGCGACACTGACTACATGGATAGCTCCGCATTAGGTATGTTGCTCAATATGAAGAAGACCCTGGGTGATTCGGTATCAAGTATACAGATCAGTAATTGCAGACCCCAGCTGAAGAAGATCTTACAAATTTCACGCTTCGATAAAAAATTCGATATTGACTAA